The following are encoded in a window of Heterodontus francisci isolate sHetFra1 unplaced genomic scaffold, sHetFra1.hap1 HAP1_SCAFFOLD_70_2, whole genome shotgun sequence genomic DNA:
- the LOC137362331 gene encoding probable G-protein coupled receptor 139, with the protein MSLSFLIKLKILWALNDVEKIYFPILAAVGVPINMVSIVILSRGKCGLSKCVTYYLVSMAVVDLLVVILDLILRQIPIVYREQFAFLYYVRVCDIHAGLLYAATDCSVWFTVTFSFDRFVAICCQKLKTKYCTQKTAAVVLGTVTVLSCLKNIFWYFLYQSKYLLSNSPWFCVVAPAESRSLAWAVTEFMHHILTPFIPFILILLLNALTVKNIIIANTARRRLRSRSSGESPMDPEMANRRKSMILLFVISGNFVLLWVVFMMCSILNRLEYFLSYMVTVSLPTFVQEIGFMLQLLSCCTNTFIYAVTQRKFRLELRNGVKYPFTMMVKLIR; encoded by the exons ATGTCTCTTAGTTTTCTGATAAAACTCAAAATTCTTTGGGCGCTTAATGATGTAGAAAAGATTTACTTCCCAATCTTGGCTGCGGTTGGTGTCCCGA TTAACATGGtgtcgattgtgatcctgtctcggggaaagtgcggtctctccaaatgtgtcacctaCTATCTGGTTTCCATGGCAGTGGTGGATCTTTTGGTCGTTATTCTCGATCTGATCCTAAGGCAGATtccaattgtttatcgggaacaattTGCTTTTCTGTATTACGTTAGAGTTTGTGATATCCACGCCGGCCTGCTTTATgccgccacagactgttctgtctggtttaccgtaaccttctcctttgatcgatttgtagccatttgttgtcagaagctgaaaacaaaatattgtaccCAGAAAACAGCCGCTGTGGTTctcggaacagtgactgtgctgagctgtttgaaaAACATTTTCTGGTACTTTCTGTATCAATCTAAATATCTGCTTTCGAACAGTCCTTGGTTTTGCGTCGTGGCACCAGCTGAAAGTCGGTCACTGGCCTGGGCTGTTACTGAATTCATGCATCATATTTTAACACCTTTTATTCCATTTATTTTGATTCTACTATTGAATGCACTGACGGTCAAAAACATTATCATCGCCAATACAGCCCGCAGGCGGCTCCGGAGTCGGAGCAGTGGGGAGAGTCCCATGGACCCAGAGATGGCGAACCGAAGAAAATCCATGATTTTACTGTTCGTTATATCGGGGAATTTCGTACTGTTATGGGTGGTGTTTATGATGTGCTCCATTTTGAACCGATTGGAATACTTTCTTTCGTACATGGTTACTGTTTCTCTGCCCACATTTGTTCAGGAAATAGGTTTCATGCTCCAGCTCTTGAGTTGTTGcacgaacacatttatttatgcagtgactcaAAGAAAATTCAGACTGGAGTTGAGAAATGGAGTGAAATATCCTTTCACAATGATGGTCAAATTAATTCGATGA
- the LOC137362330 gene encoding probable G-protein coupled receptor 139, protein MSLSFLIKLKILWALNDVENIYFPILAAVGVPINMVTIVILSRGKCGLSKYVTYYLVSMAVADLLVVILDLIRRQIPIVYREQFTFLYYVRVCDIHAVLLYAATDCSVWFTVTFSFDRFVAICCQKLKTKYCTQKTAAVVLGTVTVLSCLKNIFWYFLYQSTYLLTNSPWFCTLAPAERRSLAWAVTELMHHILTPFIPFILILLLNALTVKNIIIANTARRRFRSRSSGESPMDPEMVNQRKSMILLFVISGNFVLLWVVFMMCSILKRLEYFLWYMVTVSLPTFVQEIGFMLQLLSCCTNTFIYAVTQRKFRQELRNGVKYPFTMMVKLIR, encoded by the exons ATGTCGCTTAGTTTTCTGATAAAACTCAAAATTCTTTGGGCGCTTAATGATGTAGAAAATATATACTTCCCCATCTTGGCTGCGGTTGGTGTCCCGA TTAACatggtgacgattgtgatcctgtctcggggaaagtgtggtctctccaaatatgTCACCTACTATCTGGtttccatggcagtggcggatcttttGGTCGTTATTCTCGATCTGATCCGAAGGCAGATtccaattgtttatcgggaacagtttacTTTTCTGTATTACGTTAGAGTTTgtgatatccacgccgtcctgctttatgccgccacagactgttctgtctggtttaccgtcactttctcctttgatcgatttgtagccatttgttgtcagaagctgaaaacaaaatattgtaccCAGAAAACAGCCGCTGTGGTTctcggaacagtgactgtgctgagctgtttgaaaaacattttctggtattttctgTATCAATCTACATATCTGCTGACGAACAGTCCTTGGTTTTGCACCTTGGCACCAGCTGAACGTCGATCACTGGCCTGGGCTGTTACTGAGTTAATGCATCATATTTTAACACCTTTTATTCCATTTATTTTGATTCTACTATTGAATGCACTGACGGTCAAAAACATTATCATCGCCAATACAGCCCGCAGGCGGTTCCGGAGTCGGAGCAGTGGGGAGAGTCCCATGGACCCAGAGATGGTGAACCAAAGAAAATCCATGATTTTACTGTTCGTTATATCGGGGAATTTCGTACTGTTATGGGTGGTGTTTATGATGTGCTCCATTTTGAAACGATTGGAATACTTTCTTTGGTACATGGTTACTGTTTCTCTGCCCACATTTGTTCAGGAAATAGGTTTCATGCTCCAGCTCTTGAGTTGTTGCACGAACacgtttatttatgcagtgacccaaagAAAATTCAGACAGGAGTTGAGAAATGGAGTGAAATATCCTTTCACAATGATGGTCAAATTAATTCGATGA